In Solidesulfovibrio carbinoliphilus subsp. oakridgensis, the sequence CCGGGAGCGTCGGGCCCTGGCTGCCGAGATAGGTCGCGTCCCAGCGCAGGACGTTGGCGAAAAGCCGGGCCACCTCGTCGTCCAGGTTGTGGCCCGTGGCCAGGGCGGCGTAGCCGTTCTCGTAGGCGAAACGGTTGAAGTAGTGGCGCTTGATCTTGCCGCACACGGCGCAGATGGGCCGGCGCACCGCGTCCTTGACCTTGGGGATGGCCAGGCCCACCTCGGCTGTCCGTAACACGTGGAGCCTGAAGCCGTTGTCCCGGCAGTACGATTCCGTGCGCTCGCAGACCGGATCGGACGAATCCGGGATGCCGAGGTGCACGTGCAGGCCGTCCACGTCGTGGCCGAGGTCGGACAGGACGCGCATCAGCGCCAGGGAATCCTTGCCCCCGGACACGGCCACCAGCACCTTCTCGCCGGGCTGTATCATGGCGTGGCGGCGGATGGCCGTCTCCACCTGCTTGCGGAAAAAAAGCTCGAAACAGTCCGGGCAAAAGCCGGTGTGGTGGCTCGGCAGCTTCACCGCCGCCAGTTCGCCGCATCGCTTGCACTTCATGGATAGATCCTTGGCAGGAGGGGAGAGGAATCGGGGGAGGGAACCCCTTTTTGCAAAAAGGGGTTCCCTCCCCCGAACCCCCACCCTCCCCAAAAACTCTTCAAGGGGTGGAGCGGGGCGCTTTGTCTTGCAGCCGCGCCCGATACATAAAAAAACGCTGTCGGATTCCTACGCTTTCGCTGGGAAAAATCCAACCCTCTGCCCCGCCCCCGGACGACGAGCGTCCGCAAATGACCGCCCTTCCTCCCGCGTCCGCTTCTCCCTATTCCCGTCCAGGGGGTCCGGGGGGGGTGGAAAATCCCCCCCAGCCGCCGGAGGCATCTTAAATTACTTCCTCTCTTACCTGGGCCGCGTGGCCTGGCGGCGGTCGTAGACGGCGCGGATGGCGCCTTCGAGTTCGTCGGTGGGGCAGGGCTTGAGGAGATAATCGGCCGCGCCGCCGGCGATCATGGCCGAGGCGATGTCGACCGAGGCGTGTCCGGTCAGGATGAGGACTTCGGCTTCGGGGCAGGCGGCGCGCAGGAGCGGCAGGGCCTCCTGGCCGGAGAGGCCCGGCATCTTGACGTCAAGGACGATGACGTCGGCCGGGGCGGCGCCAAGGAGGGCCAGCGCCTCCTGGCC encodes:
- a CDS encoding ATP-binding protein; the encoded protein is MKCKRCGELAAVKLPSHHTGFCPDCFELFFRKQVETAIRRHAMIQPGEKVLVAVSGGKDSLALMRVLSDLGHDVDGLHVHLGIPDSSDPVCERTESYCRDNGFRLHVLRTAEVGLAIPKVKDAVRRPICAVCGKIKRHYFNRFAYENGYAALATGHNLDDEVARLFANVLRWDATYLGSQGPTLPAEGRFVRKIKPLYRVTEFETAAYCFLKGIDHWKAACPYSGGASFTGHKKLFADLEDRSPGQKTAFYEAFLEKGRPQFTGTSRNGMDTLYACSECGYPSSGEVCGVCRIRAQVAAAGA
- a CDS encoding response regulator, giving the protein MADPIRVLIVDDEERFRDTLAKLLTRHGFAVRTAGGGQEALALLGAAPADVIVLDVKMPGLSGQEALPLLRAACPEAEVLILTGHASVDIASAMIAGGAADYLLKPCPTDELEGAIRAVYDRRQATRPR